In Aspergillus nidulans FGSC A4 chromosome II, a single window of DNA contains:
- the glnA gene encoding glutamate--ammonia ligase (transcript_id=CADANIAT00004514): MTDSTNVSNTENLMKYMSLDQRGSVMAEYIWIDAHGGTRSKTKTLSKAPSSVDELPEWNFDGSSTAQAPGDNSDVYLRPVAMYPDPFRRGDNILVLCETWDSDGSPNKFNYRHDCARLMETHAKEEFWFGLEQEYTLLGPDGWPYGWPKGGFPGAQGPYYCGVGTGKVYCRDIVEAHYRACLYAGVKISGINAEVMPSQWEYQVGPCHGIEMGDHLWISRFLLHRVAEEFGVKISFDPKPIKGDWNGAGLHTNVSTTSTRAEGGIKAIESYMKKLEARHVEHIAVYGEGNEERLTGRHETGNIDKFSYGVADRGGSIRIPRQVAKDGKGYFEDRRPASNADPYQITGIIAETLCGGL, translated from the exons ATG ACTGACTCAACTAATGTCTCCAATACGGAGAAT CTTATGAAGTACATGAGCCTCGACCAGCGAGGGTCGGTCATGGCTGAGTACATTTGGATCGACGCCCACGGCGGTACTCGAAGTAAGACAAAG ACTCTTTCTAAGGCCCCTTCTAGCGTTGATGAGCTCCCCGAATGGAATTTCGACGGTTCATCAACAGCTCAGGCCCCCGGTGACAACTCAGATGTCTACCTTCGCCCTGTCGCTATGTACCCCGATCCTTTCCGTCGCGGCGATAACATCCTCGTTCTCTGTGAGACATGGGACTCTGATGGAAGCCCCAACAAGTTCAACTACCGTCACGACTGCGCCCGTCTGATGGAAACGCATGCCAAGGAGGAGTTCTGGTTTGGTCTTGAGCAAGAGTACACCCTTCTCGGCCCTGACGGCTGGCCTTACGGTTGGCCCAAGGGCGGTTTCCCCGGTGCCCAGGGACCGTACTACTGTGGTGTCGGTACCGGCAAGGTCTACTGCCGTGACATCGTTGAGGCGCACTACCGCGCCTGTCTCTACGCCGGTGTTAAGATCTCTGGTATCAACGCGGAGGTCATGCCCTCTCAATGGGAGTACCAGGTTGGTCCTTGCCATGGCATCGAAATGGGTGACCACCTCTGGATCTCTCGTTTCCTTCTCCACCGCGTCGCCGAAGAGTTCGGTGTGAAGATCTCCTTCGATCCTAAGCCCATCAAGGGTGACTGGAACGGTGCCGGTCTGCACACTAACGTCTCAACGACGTCAACACGTGCCGAGGGTGGCATCAAGGCCATTGAGTCGTACATGAAGAAACTTGAAGCCCGCCATGTCGAGCACATTGCCGTCTACGGTGAGGGTAACGAGGAGCGTCTCACTGGTCGTCACGAGACTGGTAACATCGACAAGTTCTCATACGGTGTTGCTGACCGTGGTGGCTCCATCCGAATTCCCCGGCAAGTCGCCAAGGATGGTAAGGGTTACTTCGAAGACCGCCGCCCCGCTTCCAACGCGGACCCTTACCAGATTACTGGTATCATTGCTGAAACT CTCTGCGGTGGTCTGTAA
- a CDS encoding GFA family protein (transcript_id=CADANIAT00004515), which produces MPYRGHCICGSIQVSLKEQPPGSSINYLVDEPDFTVEDTTSLKTFADTHYASGNIVACQFCGNCGRGVVLMRVSPVVTRSPRYPGKAFVKASLFDVISPPTMEVFTERRPKWEKPVEGPSQA; this is translated from the exons ATGCCTTACAGAGGCCACTGTATCTGCGGCAGTATCCAAGTCTCCTTGAAGGAACAGCCGCCGG GCTCATCCATCAACTACCTCGTCGATGAGCCCGATTTTACCGTAGAAGATACTACCTCGCTCAAAACATTCGCCGATACACATTACGCCAGTGGAAACATCGTTGCA TGTCAGTTCTGCGGCAACTGCGGCAGAGGAGTCGTGCTGATGAGGGTTAGCCCCGTGGTGACGAGGAGCCCAAGGTACCCAGGGAAAGCATTTGTCAAGGCTTCTCTGTTCGATGTCATCTCGCCTCCCACTATGGAGGTGTTTACGGAGCGAAGGCCAAAGTGGGAGAAGCCGGTTGAGGGGCCGAGTCAAGCTTAA
- a CDS encoding uncharacterized protein (transcript_id=CADANIAT00004516), with translation MSTTKEASVRVGIANTEEDIEMSKPDTLDANDFVIGSIQPEYSDAYMRRLRWKIDLFLLPLMWFCYGTQQADKTSISVQAVFGIREDTHLKLHTGKFLSVVIVLWGMIVLCVAFAKNWAHLMVLRTLQGALECTISPTFMLLTGSWYTSREHTLRSLIWGTSNAGISFFLGGLTIFCGIMVWFILGTPREVRWLSEEEKNAAIVRVMTNQTGSDREKRSEFRWEQVWSAFRDPLTDFFFFVTIVNALPNGRTRHSRNSSGSLLGSRLLRRCSRAQRRTTPSALCDSSLLVFMMMGSLVPAFVGVIALSQLPTDSMQWTRWGMYIMQVFGTLPGLMIWTFLPSNVAGRTKKTVISTVLFIAYCVGKAVGAQMMVPSDAPKYTRGITACGVLTYCPEDNPKEFKKFKIESHTCKRRVQASISNSAKKVTMIRPRSLICLDCTYNWPAVTIAA, from the exons ATGAGCACAACCAAAGAGGCCAGCGTCAGAGTCGGCATCGCCAACACGGAAGAGGACATAGAAATGTCGAAGCCAGACACCCTTGATGCCAACGATTTCGTCATCGGCAGCATCCAGCCCGAATACAGCGACGCGTACATGCGGCGCCTTCGCTGGAAAAtcgacctcttcctccttccgctCATGTGGTTCTGCTACGGCACCCAACAAGCCGACAAGACCTCTATATCTGTGCAGGCTGTCTTTGGGATCCGCGAAGACACCCATCTC AAACTGCACACGGGGAAGTTCCTATCCGTTGTCATTGTCCTCTGGGGCATGATTGTGCTATGCGTCGCGTTTGCGAAGAACTGGGCGCATCTCATGGTCTTGCGGACATTACAGGGGGCGCTGGAGTGCACGATCAGCCCGACATTCATGTTGCTGACAGGGAGTTGGTATACGAGTCGGGAGCATACGCTGCGCTCGCTCATCTGGGGAACGAGTAACGCAG gaatctccttcttcctcggcggcCTCACAATCTTCTGCGGGATCATGGTCTGGTTCATCCTCGGTACGCCTCGCGAGGTGCGCTGGctctctgaagaagagaaaaatgCGGCCATTGTCCGTGTGATGACCAACCAGACGGGCTCAGACCGCGAGAAGCGCTCCGAGTTCAGATGGGAGCAGGTATGGTCTGCCTTTAGAGATCCCTTGACggactttttctttttcgtgACGATTGTTAATGCCCTGCCCAATGGGCGAACACGACATTCTCGAAACTCATCTGGAAGTCTTTTGGGTTCTCGTCTCTTGAGACGCTGCTCAAGGGCTCAACGCCGTACTACGCCGTCAGCATTGTGTGATTCCTCATTGTTGG TTTTCATGATGATGGGCTCCCTCGTCCCAGCTTTTGTTGGCGTGATCGCCCTTTCCCAGCTCCCGACAGATAGCATGCAATGGACAAGATGGGGGATGTACATCATGCAGGTGTTTGGCACCTTGCCTGGCTTGA TGATATGGACCTTCCTTCCCTCCAACGTTGCTGGCCGGACTAAGAAAACTGTCATCTCAACGGTCCTCTTTATCGCCTATTGTGTTGGCAAAGCCGTTGGTGCGCAGATGATGGTTCCATCGGATGCACCAAAGTATACCCGCGGCATCACGGCGTGCGGGGTGTT GACCTATTGTCCAGAAGACAACCCAAAAGAATTCAAGAAGTTTAAGATAGAAAGTCATACTTGTAAGAGACGTGTCCAGGCAAGCATTTCCAACTCGGCCAAAAAGGTCACTATGATCAGACCCCGTAGCCTGATTTGCCTTGATTGCACCTATAACTGGCCCGCTGTTACAATAGCTGCCTAA
- a CDS encoding uncharacterized protein (transcript_id=CADANIAT00004517) — MGSIGTGSGVDLSHHINRKSKARHPSPLKDIIRFMSQDTMISLAGGLPHPTLFPLHTARFDCLPPSSSIPDPDKGGTPDDPVSLMLGRNSGPGELDLTQFLQYGSGTGNEHLISLCKEITNKVHSPPCEYECLLHPGNTNAWAKVVGMLCEDDDYILVEEYTYPSAQVLWIPLGVRAVPVSADAQGISAIVLRDVLANWDEKSRGAKRPTVLYLVAVGSNPTEYPTPDIIIVEDDPYYFLQYPPYSPSANFSATEFQPLDTASSLKSLTPSFLSLDTQSRVIRLESFSKTVFPGLRLGYFVANPLFTERLLRATEVETQDPAGLSQAFILALLKKWGRQYRVRRDWIVGAFHKHFTILPAANSRLLKADGYVACLADCTGQLKPVFSFIDPGAGMFIWSKWYFAGVKRFAELSASDKLDPEQAFATELWNSWASELFLLTPGSYYHHWQGKNKVTRRERGAEKGTAHFRFSFATPTEKQINAEVERVKTVVDRYWN, encoded by the exons ATGGGCAGCATAGGTACAGGCTCAGGGGTGGATCTCTCCCACCACATCAACAGAAAGAGCAAGGCTCGCCATCCGTCGCCactcaaggatatcatcagGTTTATGAGCCAGGATACCATGATCAGTCTTGCTGGAG GCCTCCCCCACCCCacccttttccctctccaCACTGCGAGATTCGACTGTCTTCCTCCCTCATCGTCAATACCAGACCCTGACAAGGGTGGAACACCTGATGACCCGGTATCCCTCATGCTAGGTCGTAACTCGGGTCCTGGCGAACTCGATTTGACGCAGTTCCTGCAATATG GCTCCGGCACCGGAAACGAACACCTCATATCCCTCTGTAAAGAAATAACAAACAAGGTCCATTCACCCCCTTGTGAATACGAGTGTCTCCTGCACCCCGGCAACACCAACGCCTGGGCCAAGGTTGTCGGCATGCTctgcgaagatgacgatTATATTCTCGTCGAAGAATACACATACCCGTCTGCGCAGGTGCTCTGGATCCCTTTGGGGGTAAGGGCTGTTCCTGTCTCGGCTGACGCACAGGGAATCTCGGCCATCGTGCTTCGGGATGTGCTTGCGAACTGGGATGAAAAGAGCAGAGGGGCGAAAAGGCCGACGGT GCTGTACCTTGTTGCCGTCGGGTCCAATCCTACAG AATATCCTACTCCAGATATCATTATCGTAGAGGACGACCCCTACTACTTCCTTCAGTACCCTCCCTACAGCCCTTCCGCCAATTTCAGTGCCACAGAGTTCCAACCACTCGACACGGCCTCCTCCCTGAAATCACTAACGCCTTCGTTTCTCTCCCTTGACACCCAGTCCCGGGTCATCCGGCTGGAATCCTTCTCCAAAACTGTATTTCCTGGCCTCCGACTAGGCTACTTTGTCGCGAATCCTCTTTTCACAGAACGTCTCCTCCGCGCAACGGAAGTCGAGACGCAGGATCCAGCGGGTTTAAGCCAGGCGTTTATCCTGGCCCTCCTCAAGAAGTGGGGG AGGCAATATCGAGTTCGACGAGACTGGATAGTCGGTGCTTTCCACAAGCATTTCACCATCCTACCGGCTGCTAATTCCCGGCTCCTCAAGGCAGACGGATATGTCGCTTGTCTCGCGGACTGTACTGGACAGCTGAAGCCggtcttcagcttcatcgaCCCCGGTGCCGGGATGTTCATCTGGTCGAAGTGGTACTTTGCTGGCGTGAAGCGGTTTGCTGAACTCTCTGCGTCTGACAAGCTTGATCCTGAACAGGCCTTTGCAACGGAGCTGTGGAATTCGTGGGCCAGTGAGTTATTTCTGCTCACGCCGGGGTCATACTATCACCATTGGCAGGGGAAGAATAAAGTCACGAGGAGGGAACGAGGCGCGGAGAAAGGCACGGCGCATTTCAGGTTCTCGTTTGCGACGCCGACAGAGAAGCAGATTAATGCTGAGGTGGAGAGGGTTAAAACGGTTGTTGATCGGTACTGGAACTGA
- a CDS encoding uncharacterized protein (transcript_id=CADANIAT00004518): protein MKDAARRYAGIPYALPPTGEHRWRRSRPLPQSYTYVGSTPDSAFDATRFKPVCPQKAYHVGGSTEGGDGAYSEDCLFVNIWTPVPDPQNSEKKKKLPVMLWLHGGWFQMGDPNQEAGMDPTELISTGKLNAIVVAIGYRLNVFGFLAGPDILAESERGEHGQSGGNFGLWDQRLAAEWVYENIELFGGDRENITLAGRSAGAYSVEAQMLYEFRHCASLDSPRLYRRFFMDSNAIPAQPKSLSDTKEQFNELCLHFNIDLQASSAEKLARLRQKTAQELVAAIPNLKNHTFRPVTDDHFIHQGMAEYLESREFASAFKASKARLPIAEVLNEETLYSTYNSPSEPTVEALRM, encoded by the exons ATGAAAGACGCTG CCCGCCGCTACGCCGGGATCCCCTACGCGCTTCCGCCAACGGGCGAGCACCGTTGGCGCAGGTCGCGTCCATTACCACAATCATACACCTACGTCGGCAGCACCCCAGATTCAGCATTCGACGCGACGAGATTCAAGCCCGTCTGCCCGCAGAAGGCGTACCACGTCGGCGGCAGCACCGAAGGCGGAGATGGCGCGTATAGCGAAGACTGTCTATTTGTAAACATCTGGACGCCGGTCCCGGACCCACAGAActcagagaagaaaaagaaattgCCTGTCATGCTCTGGCTGCACGGCGGGTGGTTCCAGATGGGCGATCCGAACCAGGAAGCGGGTATGGATCCGACGGAGCTGATCTCTACCGGAAAGCTGAATGCGATCGTGGTTGCGATCGGGTATAGACTGAACGTCTTTGGGTTCCTGGCTGGACCGGATATTCTGGCTGAGAGCGAAAGAGGCGAGCATGGGCAGTCCGGCGGGAACTTTGGGCTCTGGGACCAGCGGCTGGCGGCGGAGTGGGTGTATGAGAATATCGAGCTTTTCGGAGGGGATCGCGAGAATATCACGCTTGCTGGACGGAGCGCAGGGGCTTACAGCGTTGAGGCACAGATGTTATATGAGTTTCGACATTGCGCATCTCTAGACAGCCCTCGGTTGTATAGGCGTTTCTTCATGGACTCGAATGCAATCCCCGCACAGCCCAAGTCTCTCTCCGACACGAAAGAGCAATTCAACGAGCTCTGTTTACACTTTAACATTGACCTGCAAGCCTCCAGCGCGGAGAAACTGGCTCGACTCCGCCAGAAAACGGCGCAGGAGCTCGTAGCTGCCATCCCCAACCTGAAGAACCACACCTTTCGCCCTGTAACAGACGACCACTTCATTCACCAGGGAATGGCCGAGTACCTAGAAAGCAGAGAGTTCGCATCGGCGTTTAAGGCAAGCAAGGCTCGGCTGCCGATTGCCGAAGTCCTGAACGAGGAGACGCTGTACTCGACATACAACAGCCCCAGTGAGCCCACAGTTGAGGCATTGCGGATGTAA
- a CDS encoding uncharacterized protein (transcript_id=CADANIAT00004519), whose amino-acid sequence MSRDRTLSPPGEALELEPLVTSDDEQPDSPLAMQPPAPPRPRWLTDTRRRHWLSSAAALSARLLRPRLTWRYLLFSIFCLYALYCLVRGSPLLASPLPSYAGPYGVGAIDLEVPLAGGPLRVAEGVIKSTGQPAFEVETLLATIYYPTDRGFRSRKPRYPWIPRPISLTAKGYARLAHADNFLTRPIFTFVLWAVGGPITIPAEVDAPLLSSDKGLEAFPVTVFSHGDASSRTDYTHFLGELASRGHVLVAIEHRDGSGPGTIVKTSAGSPGRQVLPFRFSDLATDLDADSFKRAQLAFRDAEIHAAIELLHIIGKGALVHNTRDPVTTLTSWAGRLNLTQLTIAGHSFGATGALQALTNSDAPAAGLILDPGKSSGPLNPNATVPILVVHSNTWSRTVSLFYNRPHFDTVRDLVRAIPAPSWFLTSIGTAHPSVTDAPLLEPLILSWTTGATLDVKEALREYVRVAQDFSLFVRSGERRGILKEKTTHHQYGVWVDEERKKEFPKELARYWEVHVTPEDQEKPLEKPVEL is encoded by the coding sequence ATGAGTAGAGACAGGACCCTGTCGCCACCCGGCGAGGCCCTTGAGCTGGAGCCCCTAGTGACCAGCGACGATGAACAGCCGGACTCGCCGCTGGCCATGCAGCCGCCAGCACCGCCCCGCCCCCGATGGCTGACCGACACACGGCGGCGGCACTGGCTGTCCAGCGCCGCTGCCCTCTCCGCCCGCCTTCTCCGCCCACGGCTGACTTGGCGCtatctcctcttcagcatcttTTGTCTATACGCGCTCTACTGCTTGGTCCGGGGCTCTCCCCTCTTGGCCTCGCCGCTGCCGTCCTATGCAGGACCCTACGGAGTCGGCGCTATCGATCTCGAGGTACCTCTAGCTGGCGGGCCTCTGCGTGTCGCTGAGGGTGTCATCAAGAGCACCGGCCAGCCAGCCTTTGAAGTGGAAACCCTCCTGGCTACCATCTATTATCCAACCGACCGCGGCTTCCGCTCCCGCAAGCCCCGGTATCCCTGGATTCCGCGGCCGATCAGTCTCACAGCCAAAGGTTACGCCCGCCTCGCCCATGCAGATAACTTCCTCACTCGACCCATCTTCACTTTCGTCCTGTGGGCCGTTGGCGgccccatcaccatcccGGCCGAAGTCGACGCGCCGCTGCTTTCCAGCGATAAGGGTCTTGAAGCCTTCCCTGTTACCGTCTTTTCTCACGGCGATGCCAGCTCTCGTACCGACTATACCCACTttcttggcgagcttgctAGCCgcggccatgtcctcgtcgccattgAACACCGCGACGGGAGCGGGCCTGGCACCATAGTCAAGACCTCCGCCGGCTCCCCCGGCCGCCAAGTCCTCCCATTCCGCTTCTCCGACCTCGCAACCGATCTTGACGCTGACTCTTTCAAACGCGCGCAGCTCGCATTCCGCGACGCCGAGATTCACGCTGCCATTGAACTGCTCCATATCATTGGCAAGGGAGCGCTAGTTCACAACACGCGCGACCCGGTTACCACTCTCACTTCCTGGGCGGGCCGTCTCAACCTCACCCAGCTCACTATTGCCGGCCACTCCTTTGGCGCCACGGGCGCTCTCCAGGCCCTCACAAACTCCGACGCCCCCGCTGCCGGCTTGATTCTCGACCCTGGCAAGTCCAGCGGCCCGCTCAACCCCAACGCGACCGTGCCTATCCTGGTTGTGCACTCCAACACCTGGTCCCGCACCGTCAGCTTATTCTACAACCGCCCACACTTTGATACGGTGCGCGACCTCGTCCGCGCCATCCCGGCGCCGTCTTGGTTCCTCACTAGCATCGGCACTGCTCATCCCAGCGTCACTGATGCGCCGCTCCTTGAACCTCTGATTCTCAGCTGGACGACTGGCGCAACACTTGATGTAAAGGAGGCTCTACGCGAGTATGTGCGTGTTGCGCAGGACTTTTCACTTTTCGTAAGGAGCGGCGAACGTAGAGGCATTCTGAAGGAGAAAACGACGCATCATCAATACGGCGTctgggtggatgaggagcGAAAAAAGGAGTTTCCGAAGGAACTGGCGAGGTACTGGGAGGTGCATGTTACGCCTGAGGATCAAGAGAAGCCGCTCGAGAAACCTGTAGAGTTGTAG
- a CDS encoding pyridoxal phosphate-dependent aminotransferase (transcript_id=CADANIAT00004520) translates to MTLFLGYNYSENTSLTKVKPEHIVVTSGGGSALGALMRSICDERDSVLLVCPIWDGLGLYLLIHGNIEWINVTVPWLEIGPQRSLVEELERAYLNHPNPDRIKAVVFTNPNNPLGRCFAPSVLRECLAFCAEKALHCISDEVYALSSFSSSAPFPRFTSILSLLDDTLPATFASRVHVIWSASKDFGCNGLRLGCIISQANDTLRLGSGLTSYLEVSSLTTVMTIALLDSPHLPLLIAKSSERLTAAYNLLTRGFERLHIKFIPANYGLCVFFRLVDNCSSAKEETAAVHELAQLGLVVSQGQNYALGDGVWGWARIIFAYPPDVIQRALDVLEKFRRGRGGCI, encoded by the exons ATGACCTTATTTCTGGGTTACAATTACAGCGAAAACACCTCTC TAACGAAAGTCAAACCAGAGCACATTGTTGTCActtctggaggaggaagcgccCTGGGTGCTCTCATGCGAAGCATTTGTGATGAAAGGGATAGTGTCCTTCTTGTGTGTCCAATCTGGG ATGGTCTCGGTCTATATCTCCTGATACACGGAAATATTGAGTGGATTAATGTGACAGTGCCGTGGCTTGAGATTGGCCCGCAAAGAAGCCTCGTTGAGGAATTGGAGCGGGCATATCTAAATCACCCAAACCCAGACCGCATCAAGGCGGTCGTCTTTACCAACCCTAATAACCCCCTGGGACGGTGTTTTGCGCCCTCGGTTCTACGCGAATGCTTAGCATTCTGCGCTGAGAAGGCTCTTCACTGTATTAGCGATGAGGTCTACGCCCTGTCTTCGTTCTCGAGTTCGGCGCCTTTTCCGCGCTTTACCTCGATTTTGTCATTACTCGATGACACTTTGCCTGCGACTTTCGCTTCCCGGGTCCATGTCATATGGAGCGCAAGCAAGGATTTTGGCTGTAATGGGCTGAGACTG GGCTGCATAATATCGCAAGCCAACGACACGCTACGTCTCGGCTCTGGGCTCACCAGCTACCTCGAAGTATCCTCTTTAACGACCGTCATGACCATAGCCCTTCTTGACTCACCGCACCTTCCCTTGCTCATCGCAAAGAGCTCTGAGAGACTCACTGCTGCATACAATCTACTTACCCGTGGTTTCGAGAGACTGCATATCAAGTTTATCCCCGCAAACTACGGCCTATGCGTGTTCTTCAGATTGGTGGACAATTGCTCCAGTGCGAAGGAAGAAACAGCCGCTGTGCACGAACTTGCACAGTTGGGCTTGGTTGTCTCCCAGGGGCAGAACTATGCGCTTGGAGACGGCGTCTGGGGATGGGCGAGGATCATCTTTGCGTATCCGCCAGACGTCATCCAGCGGGCGTTGGATGTTCTCGAGAAGTTTAGACGGGGCCGTGGGGGCTGCATTTGA
- a CDS encoding nucleobase-cation-symport-1-like protein furB (transcript_id=CADANIAT00004521) — protein MSHADSQKAIVVGNLLATLALVASSLAGAYYHIGFPIFSRAVWGLWGSQFVIWNRIFLGVVWYGFQSWVGGQCIYLILLSWDPNFAVDVPNTIPADTGTTTAEFACYIIFCVISLPALWIRPHRIQSFFYISSAITILFFLVVLIWALVTMGRDSFGETLSSTSSIPATGGPNSTAWLMLYGMMSTIGSIAAGILNQNDYSRLATRPRDAIWGQALAFPFYSIIGSLIGILVTAATQNRLGGEAIWNPPTLFASILQKDPSPGTRAAVFFAGLALSVSQLGTNLPGNALPGGLDLASVFPGYINIRRGAYIFALLSPVVNPWRLVNTATTFLTVLSGYGVFLAPMTGLMAAHYLVVCRQKVNIDDLFRGDKASIYWYTAGVNWRPPVAWIIGVVPTMPGFVAAVNTSITVSDAATELYYINYLYGFLVSAAVHAFLHWLIPDRKLHAFVTDDTSASEIQELSNARWDVFDGQPGGQVEEEIPL, from the exons ATGTCTCATGCTGATTCCCAAAAAGCAATCGTGGTGGGCAACCTTCTGGCGACATTGGCCCTAGTCGCCAGCTCCCTGGCCGGGGCATATTACCACA TCGGCTTCCCCATCTTCAGCCGTGCAGTCTGGGGACTATGGGGATCTCAATTTGTCATCTGGAATCGTATTTTTCTGGGCGTTG TATGGTACGGCTTCCAATCTTGGGTTGGAGGCCAATGCATCTATCTGATCCTGCTCTCCTGGGACCCGAATTTCGCTGTCGACGTCCCCAACACCATCCCTGCCGACACCGGGACGACGACCGCCGAGTTCGCATGCTATATCATCTTCTGCGTAATCAGTCTGCCAGCCCTCTGGATCCGTCCGCACCGCATCCAGTCCTTTTTCTATATCTCCAGCGCTATAACcattctctttttcctcgTGGTCCTGATCTGGGCTCTGGTTACTATGGGACGCGACAGCTTCGGCGAAACCCTGAGCAGCACGAGCTCGATCCCAGCAACAGGCGGGCCGAACAGTACGGCCTGGCTCATGCTATACGGGATGATGTCCACCATCGGGTCTATCGCGGCCGGAATCCTAAATCAAAACGACTACTCGCGGCTAGCGACCCGTCCCCGCGACGCAATCTGGGGCCAGGCCCTTGCCTTCCCCTTCTACAGCATCATTGGCTCTCTAATAGGGATTTTGGTGACTGCTGCGACGCAGAACCGCCTAGGCGGCGAGGCAATCTGGAATCCGCCGACCCTGTTCGCCTCTATATTGCAGAAAGATCCCTCTCCGGGGACGCGGGCggctgtcttcttcgcggGTCTGGCCCTATCTGTTTCGCAACTGGGCACGAATCTGCCCGGAAATGCGCTCCCAGGCGGCCTGGACCTTGCCTCTGTATTTCCAGGTTACATCAATATCCGTCGGGGCGCCTATATCTTTGCGCTCCTCAGCCCCGTGGTTAATCCCTGGCGTCTCGTCAACACGGCAACGACCTTCCTGACTGTTCTTTCGGGGTATGGCGTCTTCTTGGCTCCTATGACGGGTCTCATGGCGGCGCATTATCTAGTAGTCTGTCGCCAAAAGGTTAACATTGATGATCTATTTCGTGGTGATAAAGCTAGTATCTACTGGTATACAGCTGGGGTTAACTGGCGCCCTCCAGTTGCT TGGATTATTGGCGTAGTTCCCACCATGCCAGGCTTCGTAGCGGCCGTTAACACGTCCATCACCGTTTCTGATGCCGCGACCGAGCTGTACTACATCAACTATCTGTACGGATTCTTGGTCAGTGCCGCGGTTCATGCATTCCTTCACTGGCTTATCCCCGATCGGAAGCTCCATGCCTTTGTCACTGATGATACCTCGGCTAGCGAAATCCAGGAATTGTCCAACGCGCGCTGGGATGTTTTCGATGGGCAGCCTGGAGGGCAGGTAGAGGAAGAG ATACCACTTTAA